The following are encoded in a window of Variovorax paradoxus genomic DNA:
- a CDS encoding 2'-5' RNA ligase family protein: MSAQLLLPGIDPPPRHLPRPRGTKAPRKAPLPHSLFFALLPDTQDAATIAALGERMNSQHALKGTVVEAQRLHVTLFDLGDHDQVPADKVAQASSAAAAVRVPALDVVFERSMSYAKGALVLCADDEANVAALREFRQRLGEALADVGLKPSRAFTPHMTVAYARRKLEKHALEAPARWTAHSLVLIDSHVGEGVHEVLGRWPAEVAA; encoded by the coding sequence ATGTCAGCCCAGCTTCTTCTTCCCGGAATCGATCCCCCGCCGCGGCACCTGCCGCGACCGCGCGGCACCAAGGCACCTCGCAAGGCGCCGCTGCCGCACTCGCTTTTCTTCGCACTGCTCCCCGACACGCAAGACGCCGCGACGATCGCCGCGCTCGGCGAGCGCATGAACTCTCAACACGCCCTGAAGGGCACGGTGGTCGAGGCGCAGCGCCTGCATGTCACGCTGTTCGACCTCGGCGACCACGACCAGGTGCCGGCCGACAAGGTGGCCCAGGCGTCGAGTGCCGCCGCCGCAGTGCGCGTGCCGGCACTCGACGTCGTTTTCGAAAGATCCATGAGTTACGCCAAGGGCGCGCTGGTGCTGTGCGCCGACGACGAAGCCAACGTCGCGGCGTTGCGGGAATTCAGGCAACGCCTGGGCGAAGCGCTGGCCGATGTCGGCCTGAAGCCCTCGCGCGCGTTCACGCCGCACATGACCGTCGCCTATGCGCGGCGCAAGCTCGAAAAGCACGCGCTCGAAGCGCCCGCCCGGTGGACCGCCCATTCACTGGTGCTCATCGACAGCCACGTGGGCGAGGGCGTGCACGAGGTGCTGGGCCGCTGGCCCGCCGAGGTGGCCGCCTAA
- a CDS encoding LysR family transcriptional regulator, which translates to MQLKDIDLNLLLVFDRMLAEKRVSAVAASLGLSQPAISNALARLRKLLGDELFLRTARGMEPTPFALQLAEPVAYAMGALHTALNQQVVFDPATSTRSFTLAMTDIGEIYFTPRLMETLSAAAPGVTISTLRNNTATNLRDELEAGQVDIAIGLLPQLKSGVFQRRLFLQRYVCLFSGTHPLARKRSVSLKDFSAADHVQVQAAGTGHGKADDVMAAQGIQRRIRLKVPHFVAIGHILQSSEMIATVPERLARSIAEPFGLVWRPHPVALPQIAINLFWHAKVHRDPGNQWLRGLLFDTFADDDGA; encoded by the coding sequence ATGCAACTCAAGGACATCGACCTCAACCTGCTGCTGGTGTTCGACCGCATGCTGGCCGAGAAGCGCGTGTCGGCCGTGGCCGCATCGCTGGGCCTCTCGCAGCCCGCCATCAGCAACGCGCTGGCGCGCCTGCGCAAGCTGCTGGGCGACGAGCTTTTTCTGCGCACCGCGCGCGGCATGGAGCCCACGCCCTTCGCGCTGCAGCTGGCCGAGCCGGTCGCCTACGCCATGGGTGCACTGCACACGGCGCTCAACCAGCAGGTGGTGTTCGACCCCGCCACGAGCACGCGCAGCTTCACGCTCGCGATGACCGACATCGGCGAGATCTACTTCACGCCGCGGCTCATGGAAACGCTCTCGGCCGCCGCGCCGGGCGTGACCATCAGCACGCTGCGCAACAACACCGCGACCAACCTGCGCGACGAGCTGGAGGCCGGCCAGGTCGACATTGCCATCGGCCTGCTGCCGCAACTCAAGTCGGGCGTGTTCCAGCGCCGGCTGTTCCTGCAGCGCTACGTGTGCCTGTTCTCCGGCACACATCCGCTGGCGCGCAAGCGCAGCGTGTCACTGAAAGACTTCAGCGCGGCCGACCACGTGCAGGTGCAGGCCGCCGGCACGGGCCATGGCAAGGCCGACGACGTGATGGCGGCGCAAGGCATCCAGCGCCGCATCCGGCTCAAGGTGCCGCACTTCGTGGCCATCGGCCACATCCTGCAGTCGAGCGAAATGATCGCGACCGTACCCGAGCGCCTGGCCCGCAGCATCGCCGAGCCCTTCGGCCTCGTGTGGCGACCGCACCCCGTGGCGCTGCCGCAGATCGCGATCAACCTGTTCTGGCACGCGAAGGTGCACCGCGACCCGGGCAACCAGTGGCTGCGCGGGCTGCTGTTCGACACCTTTGCGGACGACGACGGCGCTTAG
- a CDS encoding 2Fe-2S iron-sulfur cluster-binding protein — MDLHIHPLARTLEVRPGANLLEVLREHQVPVSYSCMSGRCGTCRCKVVSGQLLDGGQNAIRPDGQGERYVLACQSTLTESCTIEIPEPDEVVVHPARVLKATVTGIDVLTHDIRRLRLKPNKPLEFSPGQYAQLQFGPELARPYSMAGLSRDAELEFHVRRVPGGRVTAHIFEQLRVGDTVRVSGPLGTAYLRTKHRGPMLCAAGGTGLAPILSIVRGAVAAGLMQPIHVYLGVRSDADVYGLPELRELQAQHPGLKVHVVVVAGPARDGQRLGLITDAIRADLPAGLDGWRAYLCGSPPMVEAASRLVQAHGLAPEQTHADAFYLQGT; from the coding sequence ATGGACCTGCACATTCACCCCCTTGCCCGCACCCTCGAGGTCCGCCCCGGCGCGAACCTGCTCGAGGTGCTGCGCGAGCACCAGGTGCCGGTGTCGTACAGCTGCATGTCGGGGCGCTGCGGCACCTGCCGCTGCAAGGTGGTGTCGGGCCAGCTGCTCGACGGCGGCCAGAACGCGATCCGGCCCGACGGGCAGGGCGAGCGCTACGTGCTGGCCTGCCAGAGCACGCTGACCGAAAGCTGCACCATCGAGATTCCCGAGCCCGACGAGGTCGTGGTGCACCCGGCGCGCGTGCTCAAGGCCACGGTCACGGGCATCGACGTGCTCACGCACGACATCCGCCGCCTGCGCCTCAAGCCCAACAAGCCGCTGGAGTTTTCGCCGGGGCAGTACGCGCAGCTGCAGTTCGGCCCCGAGCTGGCGCGGCCGTATTCGATGGCCGGGCTGAGCCGCGACGCGGAGCTTGAATTTCATGTGCGCCGCGTGCCGGGTGGCCGCGTCACCGCCCACATCTTCGAGCAGCTGCGCGTGGGCGACACCGTGCGCGTGAGCGGCCCGCTGGGCACCGCCTATTTGCGCACCAAGCACCGCGGGCCGATGCTCTGCGCGGCGGGCGGCACGGGGCTCGCACCCATCCTGTCCATCGTGCGCGGCGCGGTCGCCGCGGGGCTGATGCAGCCGATCCATGTCTACCTCGGCGTGCGTTCCGATGCCGACGTGTACGGCCTGCCCGAGCTGCGCGAGCTGCAGGCGCAGCACCCGGGCCTGAAGGTGCACGTGGTGGTGGTCGCCGGGCCCGCGCGCGACGGCCAGCGGCTGGGGCTCATCACCGACGCGATCCGCGCCGACCTGCCTGCGGGGCTCGACGGCTGGCGCGCCTACCTCTGCGGCTCGCCGCCGATGGTGGAGGCTGCGAGCCGGCTGGTGCAGGCGCACGGCCTGGCGCCCGAGCAGACGCATGCCGATGCCTTCTACCTGCAAGGCACCTGA
- a CDS encoding aromatic ring-hydroxylating dioxygenase subunit alpha yields the protein MTTQAVFPIELRWESDKTSRIPFMAYTDEALHKKELQRFFYDKHWCYVGLEAEIPNPGDFKRTAIGERSVILSRDEAGAIHVFENVCAHRGMQFCRERHGNKKEFVCPYHQWNYTLKGDLQGVPFRRGVKQDGKVHGGMPADFKTEDHGLTKLKVASRGGVVFASFDHDIESFEDFLGPDILHYFDRLFDGRKLTILGYSRQRIPGNWKLMQENIKDPYHPGLLHTWFVTFGLWRADNKSELKMDAHGRHAAMISTRGSAGKAAQVTQVSSFKESMQLKDPRFLDIVPEPWWGGPTAVMMTLFPSLILQQQVNSVSTRHIQPVGHDAFDFVWTHFGFEDDTPEMTQRRLRQANLFGPAGFVSADDGEVIEFSQEGFEQKPFHRTLAELGGREVENTDHMVTETLIRGMYRYWREVMEAA from the coding sequence ATGACCACGCAAGCCGTCTTCCCCATCGAATTGCGCTGGGAAAGCGATAAGACCAGCCGCATTCCCTTCATGGCCTACACCGACGAGGCGCTGCACAAGAAGGAGCTGCAGCGCTTCTTCTACGACAAGCACTGGTGCTACGTCGGCCTGGAGGCCGAGATCCCGAACCCGGGCGACTTCAAGCGCACCGCCATCGGCGAGCGCTCGGTCATCCTGTCGCGTGACGAGGCCGGCGCCATCCACGTGTTCGAGAACGTCTGCGCCCACCGCGGCATGCAGTTCTGCCGCGAGCGCCACGGCAACAAGAAAGAGTTTGTCTGCCCCTACCACCAGTGGAACTACACGCTGAAGGGCGACCTGCAGGGCGTGCCGTTCCGCCGCGGCGTGAAGCAGGACGGCAAGGTGCACGGCGGCATGCCGGCCGACTTCAAGACCGAGGACCATGGGCTCACCAAGCTCAAGGTGGCCTCGCGCGGCGGCGTGGTGTTTGCGTCGTTCGACCACGACATCGAGTCGTTCGAGGACTTTCTCGGCCCCGACATCCTTCATTATTTCGACCGCCTGTTCGACGGCCGCAAGCTCACCATCCTGGGCTACAGCCGCCAGCGCATTCCGGGCAACTGGAAGCTCATGCAGGAGAACATCAAGGACCCGTACCACCCCGGCCTGCTGCACACCTGGTTCGTGACCTTCGGGCTCTGGCGCGCCGACAACAAGTCGGAGCTGAAGATGGACGCGCACGGCCGCCACGCCGCGATGATCTCCACGCGCGGCAGCGCCGGCAAGGCCGCGCAGGTGACGCAGGTCTCGAGCTTCAAGGAGAGCATGCAGCTCAAGGACCCGCGCTTTCTGGACATCGTGCCCGAGCCCTGGTGGGGCGGGCCGACGGCGGTGATGATGACGCTGTTCCCCAGCTTGATCCTGCAGCAGCAGGTCAACAGCGTGTCGACGCGCCACATCCAGCCCGTGGGCCACGACGCCTTCGATTTCGTCTGGACGCACTTCGGCTTCGAAGACGACACGCCTGAGATGACGCAGCGCCGCCTGCGCCAGGCCAACCTGTTCGGCCCCGCGGGCTTCGTGTCGGCCGACGACGGCGAGGTGATCGAGTTCTCGCAGGAAGGCTTCGAGCAGAAGCCGTTTCACCGCACGCTGGCCGAACTCGGCGGGCGCGAGGTCGAGAACACCGATCACATGGTGACCGAGACCCTCATCCGCGGCATGTACCGCTACTGGCGCGAGGTCATGGAGGCCGCATGA
- a CDS encoding aromatic-ring-hydroxylating dioxygenase subunit beta, whose translation MNTLDASTYLDLSRLYAAYAHAVDSGDWDLWPAFFTEACSYRLQPRENHERGLPLATLSFESRGMLEDRVYGIKETLFHDPYYQRHVVGLPLVHRVDDDGAIHSEANYAVFRTKLDGPSTVFNVGRYIDKVVPTPEGLKFASRLCVFDSEMIPNSIIYPI comes from the coding sequence ATGAACACGCTCGACGCTTCCACCTACCTCGACCTGTCGCGCCTGTACGCGGCGTATGCGCACGCCGTCGATTCGGGCGACTGGGACCTGTGGCCCGCGTTCTTCACCGAAGCGTGCAGCTACCGCCTGCAGCCGCGAGAAAACCACGAGCGCGGCCTGCCGCTGGCCACGCTCTCGTTCGAGAGCCGCGGCATGCTCGAAGACCGCGTCTACGGCATCAAGGAGACGCTGTTCCACGACCCGTACTACCAGCGCCACGTGGTGGGCCTGCCGCTGGTGCACCGTGTCGACGATGACGGCGCCATTCACAGCGAGGCCAACTACGCGGTGTTCCGCACCAAGCTCGACGGGCCCTCGACCGTGTTCAATGTGGGGCGCTACATCGACAAGGTCGTGCCGACGCCTGAAGGCTTGAAGTTCGCGTCGCGCCTCTGTGTGTTCGACAGCGAAATGATCCCGAACTCCATCATCTATCCCATCTGA
- a CDS encoding chorismate mutase gives MPEKEPETHGAPLRRFTDPAYVPLCANLAEVRENIDRLDRQIVALLAERGRYVKDAARFKRDAFQVSAPQRQQEVIDKVKALAEKEGAYPEVVEAAYRALIAGFIAREQQDHLGMADVEVQP, from the coding sequence ATGCCAGAAAAAGAACCAGAGACCCACGGTGCGCCGCTGCGCCGCTTCACCGACCCGGCCTACGTGCCGCTGTGCGCCAACCTCGCCGAGGTGCGCGAGAACATCGACCGGCTCGACCGCCAGATCGTCGCGCTGCTGGCCGAGCGCGGCCGCTACGTGAAGGACGCGGCGCGCTTCAAGCGCGATGCCTTTCAGGTGTCGGCGCCGCAGCGCCAGCAGGAAGTGATCGACAAGGTGAAGGCGCTGGCCGAAAAGGAGGGCGCCTACCCGGAGGTGGTCGAGGCCGCCTACCGCGCGCTCATCGCGGGCTTCATCGCGCGCGAGCAGCAGGACCATCTGGGCATGGCCGACGTGGAGGTGCAGCCATGA
- a CDS encoding Bug family tripartite tricarboxylate transporter substrate binding protein, which yields MTRARLFVAFTAVAMAAAAHAQEWPQRPVRIVVPFAAGSSPDILARIVNDQLAARIGQPLIVENKPGAGGNSGTDTVSKAQPDGYTFLLSVNAPLVYNTILYKNLPYDPFKDLVPVSLAATTPNVCAVSNSMGVDSVKGWLAAMKKNPGKFNFASTGNGSISHLGVELIKARTQSFAVHIPYASSGQAVTAIVQGDVQYACLPPVTVMPQVKAGRIKALAVTSAERSALLPDLPTLRESGLPDIQAVPWFAYMAPKGTPNDVVQRMSREIAATLKDPETVKRLQTAYFDPVGSTPEGLSKFMDEELRRWKPVIDRAGLKPD from the coding sequence ATGACGCGCGCACGCCTCTTCGTCGCCTTCACCGCCGTGGCGATGGCCGCGGCTGCCCATGCGCAGGAGTGGCCGCAACGCCCCGTGCGCATCGTGGTGCCGTTCGCGGCGGGCTCGTCGCCCGACATCCTGGCGCGCATCGTCAACGACCAGCTCGCGGCGCGCATCGGCCAGCCGCTGATCGTCGAGAACAAGCCCGGCGCGGGCGGCAACAGCGGCACCGACACGGTCTCGAAGGCGCAGCCCGACGGCTACACCTTTCTGCTGTCGGTGAACGCACCGCTGGTCTACAACACGATCCTCTACAAGAACCTGCCGTACGACCCGTTCAAGGACCTCGTGCCGGTGTCGCTGGCCGCGACCACGCCGAACGTCTGCGCGGTCTCGAATTCGATGGGCGTCGATTCGGTCAAGGGCTGGCTCGCCGCGATGAAGAAGAACCCCGGCAAGTTCAACTTCGCCTCGACCGGCAACGGCTCGATCTCGCACCTGGGTGTGGAACTCATCAAGGCCAGGACGCAGTCGTTCGCGGTGCACATTCCGTACGCGTCGTCGGGCCAGGCCGTCACGGCCATCGTGCAGGGCGACGTGCAGTACGCCTGCCTGCCGCCGGTCACGGTGATGCCGCAGGTCAAGGCCGGGCGCATCAAGGCGCTGGCCGTCACCTCGGCCGAGCGATCGGCGCTGCTGCCCGACCTGCCCACGTTGCGCGAATCGGGCCTGCCCGACATTCAGGCCGTGCCGTGGTTCGCCTACATGGCGCCCAAGGGCACGCCGAACGACGTGGTGCAGCGCATGAGCCGTGAGATCGCTGCCACGCTGAAAGACCCCGAAACCGTCAAGCGCCTGCAGACCGCGTACTTCGACCCCGTGGGCAGCACGCCCGAAGGCTTGTCGAAGTTCATGGACGAGGAACTGCGCCGCTGGAAGCCTGTGATCGACCGCGCCGGCCTCAAGCCTGATTGA
- a CDS encoding non-heme iron oxygenase ferredoxin subunit, which produces MSTMTWVDAAAVDDVPADDVVGIEVQGRDIALYGTDDGIHATDNICTHGHARLCDGFLEGHEIECPLHQGRFDVRSGKAMCAPLTEDLRTYPVKIEGGRVFLAFEG; this is translated from the coding sequence ATGAGCACGATGACCTGGGTTGACGCCGCGGCGGTCGACGACGTTCCCGCCGACGACGTGGTCGGCATCGAGGTGCAGGGGCGCGACATCGCGCTGTACGGCACCGACGACGGCATCCACGCCACCGACAACATCTGCACGCACGGCCATGCGCGGCTGTGCGATGGTTTTCTCGAAGGCCACGAGATCGAATGCCCGCTGCACCAGGGCCGTTTCGACGTGCGCAGCGGCAAGGCCATGTGCGCGCCGCTCACGGAAGACCTGCGCACCTATCCGGTGAAGATCGAGGGCGGGCGGGTGTTTCTGGCGTTCGAGGGCTGA
- a CDS encoding RidA family protein has protein sequence MTEPHSRDQIADHIAAELGHRFDGEILAGGHYVPLVRDGRTVYLSGQVPRVGTTVVVTGRVGDAVSLDTAREGAQICALRSLALLRRALGSLDAVEKVLRVGVFVQCTADFTQQSEVADAASDLLHRVFGEAGVHVRTAVGVYALPKNATVEVEMTVATTHAA, from the coding sequence ATGACAGAACCACACAGCCGCGACCAGATCGCTGACCACATCGCCGCCGAGCTGGGCCACCGCTTCGACGGCGAGATCCTGGCCGGCGGCCACTACGTGCCGCTGGTGCGCGACGGCCGCACCGTTTATCTCAGCGGCCAGGTGCCGCGCGTGGGCACCACCGTGGTCGTCACCGGCCGCGTGGGCGATGCCGTGTCGCTCGACACCGCGCGCGAAGGCGCCCAGATCTGCGCACTGCGCAGCCTCGCGTTGCTGCGCCGGGCGCTCGGTTCGCTCGATGCGGTCGAGAAGGTGCTGCGCGTCGGCGTCTTCGTGCAGTGCACGGCCGACTTCACGCAGCAGAGCGAGGTGGCCGATGCCGCGTCCGACCTGCTGCACCGCGTGTTCGGCGAGGCCGGCGTGCATGTGCGCACGGCGGTCGGCGTCTATGCGCTGCCGAAGAACGCGACGGTCGAGGTCGAGATGACCGTCGCGACCACGCACGCGGCCTGA
- a CDS encoding DinB family protein has translation MSASPLLRTLFQYHAWANDELLDRMASLDPVQHADARHAAIRVVNHAHVVNRIFAGHLTGTPHGFTDDNTPETPALAELRAAVAESDRWYLAYLDTLTPALLAESVPFVFTDGDKGCMTREEMLAHVMTHNGYHRGEAGRLLAQCAVRPPRDTLAVHLHRSEPARRERG, from the coding sequence ATGAGCGCCTCCCCCCTGCTGCGCACGCTGTTCCAGTACCACGCGTGGGCCAACGACGAATTGCTGGACCGCATGGCCAGCCTCGACCCCGTGCAGCACGCGGACGCCCGCCATGCCGCGATCCGCGTGGTCAACCATGCCCATGTGGTGAACCGGATCTTCGCGGGCCATCTCACGGGCACGCCTCACGGCTTCACCGACGACAACACGCCCGAAACGCCCGCGCTGGCCGAGTTGCGCGCGGCCGTGGCCGAGTCCGATCGCTGGTACCTCGCCTATCTGGACACGCTCACGCCGGCGCTATTGGCAGAGTCGGTGCCCTTCGTGTTCACCGACGGCGACAAGGGCTGCATGACGCGCGAAGAGATGCTGGCGCACGTCATGACGCACAACGGCTACCACCGGGGAGAAGCCGGCCGGCTGCTCGCGCAATGCGCGGTGCGCCCGCCGCGCGACACGCTGGCGGTGCACCTGCACCGCAGCGAACCCGCGCGCCGCGAGCGCGGCTGA
- a CDS encoding amidohydrolase family protein produces MLDLLITNATLPDGRTGMSVAVQDGRIAEVTPGLAAPAHETLDAQGLLLSPHFVDPHFHMDATLSYGQPRVNQSGTLLEGIALWGELKPLLTADALIERALAYCDWAVAKGLLAIRSHVDTSDPSLLAVDALLEVKRQVAPYLDLQLVAFPQDGVLRSPGGVDNLTRALDKGVDVVGGIPHFERSMADGAASVKLLCELAAERGKLVDMHCDESDDPLSRHIETLASETLRLGLQGRVTGSHCTSMHSMDNYYVSKLLPLIAESGVSVVSNPLINITLQGRHDSYPKRRGMTRVPELLAAGVNVAFGHDCVMDPWYGMGSGDMLEVAHMGLHVAQMTGQAGIHQCFEAVTTRAARVMHLDGYGLEAGCDASFVLLQARDPVEAIRLRATRLKVFRKGRLLAETPAATAALHLPGRGDRTRWMLGEH; encoded by the coding sequence ATGCTCGACCTCCTCATCACCAACGCCACCCTCCCCGACGGCCGCACCGGCATGTCGGTCGCCGTGCAGGACGGCCGCATCGCCGAGGTCACGCCCGGCCTCGCCGCGCCCGCGCACGAAACGCTCGATGCGCAAGGCCTGCTGCTCTCGCCGCATTTCGTCGACCCGCATTTCCACATGGACGCCACGCTGAGCTACGGCCAGCCGCGCGTCAACCAGAGCGGCACGCTGCTCGAAGGCATTGCGCTGTGGGGCGAGCTCAAGCCGCTGCTCACGGCCGATGCGCTCATCGAACGCGCGCTCGCGTACTGCGACTGGGCCGTGGCCAAGGGCCTGCTGGCGATCCGCTCGCACGTGGACACGAGCGACCCCAGCCTGCTCGCGGTCGATGCGCTGCTCGAGGTGAAGCGCCAGGTGGCGCCGTACCTCGACCTGCAGCTGGTCGCGTTTCCGCAAGATGGCGTGCTGCGCTCGCCGGGTGGCGTCGACAACCTCACGCGCGCGCTCGACAAGGGTGTCGACGTGGTCGGTGGCATTCCGCATTTCGAGCGCTCCATGGCCGACGGTGCCGCCAGCGTGAAGCTGCTGTGCGAGCTGGCCGCCGAGCGCGGCAAGCTGGTCGACATGCACTGCGACGAGTCGGACGACCCGCTCTCGCGCCACATCGAGACCCTGGCCTCGGAGACGCTGCGCCTGGGCCTGCAAGGCCGCGTGACGGGCTCGCACTGCACGTCGATGCACTCGATGGACAACTACTACGTGAGCAAGCTGCTGCCGCTCATCGCCGAGAGCGGCGTGAGCGTGGTGTCGAACCCGCTCATCAACATCACGCTGCAGGGCCGCCACGACAGCTACCCCAAGCGCCGCGGCATGACGCGCGTGCCCGAGCTGCTGGCGGCCGGCGTCAACGTCGCCTTCGGCCACGACTGCGTGATGGACCCGTGGTACGGCATGGGCTCGGGCGACATGCTCGAGGTGGCCCACATGGGCCTGCACGTGGCGCAGATGACCGGCCAGGCCGGCATCCACCAGTGCTTCGAAGCCGTGACCACGCGCGCGGCGCGCGTGATGCACCTGGACGGCTACGGCCTTGAAGCCGGCTGCGACGCCAGCTTCGTGCTGCTGCAGGCGCGCGACCCGGTCGAGGCCATCCGCCTGCGCGCGACGCGGCTCAAGGTGTTCCGCAAGGGCCGGCTGCTGGCCGAGACACCCGCGGCCACCGCCGCGCTGCACCTGCCGGGACGCGGCGACCGCACGCGCTGGATGCTCGGCGAACATTGA
- a CDS encoding ABC transporter permease, whose protein sequence is MTDLLDILSNPAFWVAVLRIATPLILGTLGVLLCERAGVLNLGIEGIMVAGAFTGWLAVYAGAPLWAGVGVAALTGMVFGLLHAFLTVGLALSQHVSGLGITLLATALSYFGYRVSFPKVNTPPTITPFAPMDWLPVPILNAQTALTLFALLLVPAVAWVLYRTPLGLALRMVGENPQAAESQGVSVAATRTGAIVAGSALMGVAGAFLTLSAFNAFFFNMVNGRGWICVALVVFASWRPGKALLGALLFAFFDALQLRLQQSGDAVLPYQLYLMLPYLLSILALVLVARKASYPQALMKPYRKGER, encoded by the coding sequence ATGACCGATCTGCTCGACATTCTTTCCAACCCCGCCTTCTGGGTCGCGGTGCTGCGCATCGCCACGCCGCTCATCCTCGGCACGCTGGGCGTCCTGTTGTGCGAACGCGCGGGCGTGCTCAACCTCGGCATCGAAGGGATCATGGTCGCGGGCGCCTTCACCGGCTGGCTCGCGGTGTACGCTGGCGCGCCGCTGTGGGCCGGCGTCGGCGTGGCCGCGCTCACGGGCATGGTGTTCGGCCTGCTGCACGCCTTCCTGACCGTCGGGCTCGCGCTGTCGCAGCACGTCTCGGGGCTGGGCATCACGCTGCTGGCGACGGCGCTGAGCTACTTCGGCTACCGCGTGAGCTTTCCGAAGGTGAACACGCCGCCGACCATCACGCCCTTCGCGCCGATGGACTGGCTGCCCGTGCCCATCCTCAACGCACAGACCGCGCTCACGCTGTTCGCGCTGCTGCTGGTGCCGGCCGTGGCCTGGGTGCTGTACCGCACGCCGCTCGGCCTGGCGCTGCGCATGGTGGGCGAGAACCCGCAGGCGGCCGAGAGCCAGGGCGTGTCGGTCGCGGCCACGCGCACCGGCGCCATCGTGGCGGGCTCGGCGCTGATGGGCGTGGCGGGCGCGTTCCTCACGCTGTCGGCTTTCAACGCCTTCTTCTTCAACATGGTGAACGGGCGGGGATGGATCTGCGTGGCGCTGGTGGTGTTCGCGTCGTGGCGGCCCGGCAAGGCCCTGCTCGGCGCGCTGCTGTTCGCGTTCTTCGACGCACTGCAGCTGCGGCTGCAACAATCGGGCGATGCCGTGCTGCCTTACCAGCTGTACCTGATGCTGCCCTACCTGCTGTCGATCCTGGCGCTGGTGCTGGTGGCCCGCAAGGCCAGCTACCCGCAGGCGCTGATGAAACCCTATCGCAAGGGGGAACGCTGA
- a CDS encoding ABC transporter permease, with amino-acid sequence MRLERRHESSRIALVLAPIGAVLFTLLVSALLVRWAGAPVGRTYALLLQGGFGSVFAWSETLTRAIPLILTGLAATVAFKARLFNIGAEGQLFAGALAAVAVGGMHGGTGFELSPWLLFPLMMLAAAVAGALMLLGPALMKNKLGVDEVVTTLLINFIVLLGVSALLDGPMKDPTAMGWPQSVSLQPDLELGKLIAQTRVHTGLLWAVSLAVCVWAIFKYTVLGFDIRAVGANARAAAFAGVPVTRTVVMVALLSGALAGLAGAIEVAGRTSYVTLDMSPGYGYTGIVIAMLAGLHPLGVIAAGVFVAGVLVGADTMSRAVGVPTYIADVIVAASLIAVLVATLLTQYRVRVAK; translated from the coding sequence ATGCGCCTCGAACGACGCCACGAAAGCTCACGCATCGCGCTGGTACTGGCGCCCATCGGCGCGGTGCTGTTCACGCTGCTGGTGAGCGCGCTGCTCGTGCGCTGGGCCGGCGCGCCGGTCGGCCGCACCTACGCGCTGCTGCTGCAGGGCGGCTTCGGCTCGGTGTTCGCGTGGAGCGAAACACTGACGCGCGCGATTCCGCTGATCCTCACCGGCCTGGCCGCCACCGTCGCCTTCAAGGCGCGGCTCTTCAACATCGGCGCCGAGGGGCAGCTGTTCGCGGGCGCGCTCGCCGCCGTGGCCGTGGGCGGCATGCACGGCGGCACGGGCTTCGAACTGTCGCCGTGGCTGCTGTTCCCGCTGATGATGCTGGCCGCCGCGGTGGCCGGTGCGCTGATGCTGCTGGGCCCGGCGCTCATGAAGAACAAGCTCGGTGTCGACGAAGTGGTGACCACGCTGCTCATCAATTTCATCGTGCTGCTCGGCGTGTCGGCATTGCTCGACGGGCCGATGAAAGACCCGACGGCGATGGGCTGGCCGCAGAGCGTGTCGCTGCAGCCTGACCTTGAGCTGGGCAAGCTCATCGCGCAGACGCGCGTGCACACCGGGCTGCTGTGGGCCGTGTCGCTCGCAGTGTGCGTGTGGGCGATCTTCAAGTACACGGTGCTGGGTTTCGACATCCGCGCCGTCGGCGCCAATGCGCGCGCCGCGGCCTTCGCCGGCGTGCCGGTGACGCGCACCGTGGTCATGGTCGCGCTGCTCTCGGGTGCGCTGGCCGGGCTGGCCGGCGCCATCGAGGTGGCGGGCCGCACCAGCTACGTCACGCTCGACATGTCGCCGGGCTACGGCTACACCGGCATCGTGATCGCGATGCTCGCCGGCCTGCATCCGCTGGGCGTGATCGCCGCCGGCGTGTTCGTGGCCGGCGTGCTGGTCGGTGCCGACACCATGAGCCGCGCCGTGGGCGTGCCGACCTACATCGCCGACGTGATCGTCGCGGCCTCGCTGATCGCGGTGCTGGTGGCGACGCTGCTCACGCAGTACCGCGTGCGGGTGGCCAAATGA